In the genome of Rhodoferax fermentans, one region contains:
- a CDS encoding KpsF/GutQ family sugar-phosphate isomerase encodes MNNLPTSAPSFDADRVLMLARDTLDVEAAAVLRLKQHLGDNFVKAVQLVLASPGRVVVMGMGKSGHIGRKIVATLASTGTPAMFVHPAEASHGDLGMIQPLDVVLAISNSGESDELNVILPMIKRLGIPLLAMAGSATSTLARHATVFLNSSVEKEACPLNLAPTASTTAQLALGDALAVALLDARGFKAEDFARSHPGGALGRKLLTHVRDVMRTGDQIPKVGLTASFSELMREMSAKGLGAAAVMDETSQVRGIFTDGDLRRLVEKGIDLRQTTAGQVMHLNPQTVSVDALAVEAAELMELRRITSVLVLDHNGQLCGVLNSNDLMRAKVI; translated from the coding sequence ATGAACAACCTGCCCACCTCTGCGCCATCTTTTGACGCTGACCGCGTCCTGATGCTGGCCCGAGACACCCTGGATGTGGAAGCCGCCGCAGTGCTGCGCCTCAAGCAACATCTGGGTGACAACTTTGTCAAAGCGGTCCAGCTGGTGCTGGCCAGCCCCGGACGCGTGGTGGTCATGGGCATGGGTAAAAGTGGTCACATTGGGCGCAAGATTGTGGCCACACTCGCCTCCACCGGCACACCGGCCATGTTTGTGCACCCGGCCGAGGCCAGCCATGGTGACCTGGGCATGATCCAGCCGCTGGATGTGGTGCTGGCGATTTCCAACAGTGGCGAGTCCGACGAGCTCAACGTGATCCTGCCGATGATCAAGCGCCTGGGCATCCCATTGCTGGCCATGGCGGGCAGCGCCACATCGACCCTGGCACGCCATGCCACCGTCTTCTTGAACAGCAGCGTTGAAAAGGAAGCCTGCCCGCTGAACCTGGCCCCCACTGCCAGCACCACCGCCCAGCTCGCGCTGGGTGATGCGCTGGCCGTCGCCCTGCTGGACGCTCGCGGTTTTAAGGCAGAGGACTTTGCCCGCTCCCACCCCGGCGGCGCTCTGGGGCGCAAGCTACTGACCCATGTGCGGGATGTGATGCGCACGGGTGACCAGATCCCCAAGGTCGGCCTGACGGCCAGTTTCAGCGAACTGATGCGCGAGATGAGCGCCAAGGGCCTGGGTGCCGCCGCCGTGATGGACGAGACCAGCCAAGTGCGCGGCATCTTCACCGACGGCGACCTGCGCCGACTGGTGGAAAAAGGCATCGATTTGCGCCAGACCACTGCGGGGCAGGTGATGCACCTGAACCCGCAGACGGTCAGTGTGGATGCACTGGCGGTGGAGGCCGCCGAGCTGATGGAGTTGCGCCGTATCACCAGCGTGCTGGTGCTCGATCACAACGGCCAGCTGTGTGGTGTGCTCAACAGCAACGACCTGATGCGAGCCAAGGTGATCTGA
- a CDS encoding KdsC family phosphatase: MAPALNFPPELLLQAQGIRVVFLDVDGVLTDGGLYFSEGGETLKRFNTLDGHGLKLLQRAGITPAVITGRDSKPLRLRLAALGIEHAVFGTEDKRPAAEAILQTLGLDWTQAAAMGDDWPDLPVMTRCAFACAPANAQAEVLARAHHVTQRCGGEGAVRELCDLLLVASGRYAQLLQAYLP; the protein is encoded by the coding sequence ATGGCACCGGCCCTGAACTTCCCCCCCGAACTGCTGCTCCAGGCACAAGGCATCCGCGTGGTCTTTCTGGACGTGGATGGTGTGTTGACCGACGGTGGCCTGTATTTTTCGGAAGGCGGCGAAACCCTCAAACGCTTCAACACGCTCGATGGCCATGGCCTGAAACTGCTGCAGCGCGCAGGCATCACCCCGGCGGTGATCACCGGCCGCGACTCCAAACCCTTGCGCCTGCGGCTGGCCGCACTGGGCATCGAACACGCGGTGTTCGGCACCGAGGACAAACGCCCTGCTGCCGAGGCCATCCTGCAGACCCTGGGACTGGACTGGACACAAGCGGCCGCCATGGGTGACGACTGGCCAGACCTGCCGGTGATGACGCGCTGCGCCTTCGCCTGTGCGCCCGCCAATGCCCAGGCCGAAGTGCTCGCGCGGGCCCACCATGTCACACAGCGGTGTGGGGGCGAGGGCGCGGTGCGCGAGCTGTGTGACCTGTTGCTGGTGGCCAGTGGGCGGTATGCCCAGCTGTTGCAAGCCTATTTGCCATGA
- the lptC gene encoding LPS export ABC transporter periplasmic protein LptC, with product MNRLRWAWDRLALYLPVLLMGLLAGATYWLVRSTPSPGAVAAATAPQHEPDYFMRKFSVKTFDATGQLKSEVKGTEARHYPDTDTLEIDQVIIRSFDQEGRLTTATARSALSNGDGSEVTLIGNAKVLRAATVSATGKEQPTLTFSGEHLHAFINTEQVSSNQPVVLTRGQDTFTADNMAYDNQTRVIQLDGRVKGVLIPSPKR from the coding sequence ATGAACAGGCTGCGCTGGGCCTGGGACCGTTTGGCCTTGTACCTGCCGGTGCTGCTGATGGGGCTGCTGGCGGGCGCCACCTACTGGCTGGTGCGCAGCACCCCCAGCCCTGGCGCCGTGGCAGCGGCCACAGCGCCTCAGCATGAGCCCGACTACTTCATGCGCAAGTTTTCTGTCAAAACCTTTGATGCCACGGGACAGCTCAAGAGCGAGGTCAAAGGGACCGAGGCGCGGCACTACCCCGATACCGACACCCTGGAGATCGACCAGGTGATCATCCGTTCTTTTGATCAGGAGGGGCGTTTGACCACGGCCACCGCCCGCAGCGCGCTGAGCAATGGGGATGGCTCCGAAGTCACCCTGATCGGCAACGCCAAGGTACTACGGGCAGCCACCGTCAGCGCCACCGGCAAGGAACAACCCACACTGACCTTCAGTGGCGAGCATTTGCACGCGTTCATCAACACCGAGCAGGTCAGCTCGAACCAGCCGGTTGTCCTGACACGCGGCCAGGACACCTTCACCGCCGACAACATGGCCTACGACAACCAAACGCGTGTGATTCAACTCGACGGGCGAGTCAAAGGTGTGCTGATTCCCAGCCCCAAACGCTGA
- a CDS encoding SDR family oxidoreductase: MAPLVLITGASSGLGQALALHYARAGWRLALVARRGDSIKSWLTPDVISADRYQIYSTDVTDTQAMQRMVHDCLARQGVPDVVIANAGISIGVDSSRPEDLDVIARILATNVMGTAATLGPFIPAMVARGSGTLVGIGSVAGIRGLPGHGGYCASKAAVISYCESLRGELRNTGVKVVTLCPGYVATPLTQNNGYTMPFLMQPEVFADKAFKAIQAGCSYQVIPWQMGVVAKLLRLLPNALFDKAFAGRPRKPRSNSV, translated from the coding sequence ATGGCACCTCTCGTCCTGATCACCGGCGCCTCCAGCGGTTTGGGCCAGGCCTTGGCCCTGCACTACGCACGAGCGGGCTGGCGACTGGCCCTGGTTGCACGCCGGGGAGACAGCATCAAATCATGGCTTACCCCTGATGTAATAAGCGCAGATAGATATCAAATATATAGCACCGATGTAACAGATACCCAGGCGATGCAACGCATGGTACACGACTGCCTGGCACGCCAGGGTGTGCCCGATGTGGTGATAGCCAACGCAGGCATCAGCATCGGTGTGGATTCGTCACGCCCCGAAGACCTGGATGTCATAGCGCGCATTCTGGCCACCAACGTGATGGGCACAGCGGCCACCCTCGGGCCGTTCATTCCCGCCATGGTGGCACGCGGCTCCGGCACACTGGTGGGCATCGGCAGTGTGGCTGGCATCCGGGGTCTGCCCGGCCACGGGGGTTACTGCGCCAGCAAAGCTGCGGTCATCAGTTATTGCGAAAGCCTGCGCGGTGAGTTGCGCAACACAGGCGTCAAGGTCGTGACCCTGTGCCCGGGCTATGTCGCCACACCACTGACACAGAACAATGGCTACACCATGCCCTTTTTGATGCAACCTGAGGTTTTTGCAGACAAAGCGTTCAAAGCCATTCAGGCGGGCTGCAGCTACCAGGTGATCCCGTGGCAAATGGGTGTGGTGGCCAAGCTGCTGCGCCTGCTGCCCAACGCCCTGTTTGACAAGGCTTTCGCCGGACGCCCGCGCAAACCGCGCAGCAACAGCGTCTGA
- a CDS encoding RNA recognition motif domain-containing protein codes for MGNKLYVGNLPYSFRDDDLQQAFSQHGTVTSAKVMMERDTGRSKGFGFVEMGSDAEAQTAINAMNGQQFGGRGLVVNEARPMEPRAPRSGGGGFGGGGGGYGGGGRSGGGGGGGYGGGGGGGYGGGRSSY; via the coding sequence ATGGGCAACAAACTTTACGTAGGCAATCTGCCTTATTCCTTCCGTGACGATGACCTGCAACAGGCATTCTCCCAACACGGTACCGTTACCAGCGCCAAAGTCATGATGGAACGTGACACCGGCCGCTCCAAAGGTTTCGGTTTCGTCGAAATGGGTAGCGATGCTGAAGCACAAACAGCCATCAACGCCATGAACGGCCAACAATTCGGTGGTCGTGGCCTGGTGGTCAACGAAGCCCGTCCGATGGAACCCCGTGCTCCTCGCTCTGGTGGCGGCGGCTTCGGCGGCGGCGGTGGCGGCTACGGTGGTGGCGGTCGCTCTGGCGGCGGCGGTGGTGGTGGTTACGGCGGTGGTGGTGGTGGTGGTTACGGCGGTGGCCGTAGCAGCTACTAA
- a CDS encoding patatin-like phospholipase family protein, whose protein sequence is MYKHPDHQPAVGAHTHRINLGLQGGGSHGAFTWGVLDVLLQDPRIDIEGISGTSAGAMNAVALAHGLAQAQGRSSVTAREAARESLANFWSGIVAMGALSQAQRAPFDLMFGLTGLDSSPTGQWADAMARAWSGSMSPYQSNPLDINPLKDFVERQIDFERLAAFQDLKVFVVATKVSTGKAEVFSGERLTASAVMASACLPMMFQAVEIDGEFYWDGGYVGNPAIHPLIYQCSSRDILLVQINPIRRDKLPTSAVDIMDRLNEITFNAALMAEMRAIDFVKRLLKEGKLNPEHYKDVLLHRIDGGEVLEQLGAATKLATDAPLINALHDLGQSHAHHWLAQHAGDLGVRSGVNIAQDYLDDLRVPVVRERRTQNN, encoded by the coding sequence ATGTACAAACATCCTGATCACCAGCCCGCGGTTGGGGCACACACCCACCGCATCAACCTGGGTCTGCAAGGCGGCGGCTCGCACGGCGCCTTCACCTGGGGCGTGCTGGATGTGCTGTTGCAAGACCCGCGCATCGACATCGAAGGCATCAGCGGCACCAGTGCAGGGGCCATGAACGCGGTGGCCTTGGCGCACGGTCTGGCGCAGGCCCAGGGGCGCTCCAGCGTCACCGCGCGTGAAGCCGCGCGCGAGTCACTGGCCAATTTCTGGAGCGGCATTGTGGCCATGGGGGCTCTCAGCCAGGCGCAGCGCGCGCCGTTTGACCTGATGTTCGGTTTGACCGGCCTGGACAGCTCACCCACCGGGCAATGGGCGGATGCGATGGCACGTGCCTGGTCAGGCTCGATGTCACCCTACCAAAGCAACCCGCTGGACATCAATCCGCTGAAGGATTTTGTCGAACGCCAGATTGACTTTGAGCGACTGGCTGCTTTTCAGGATCTCAAAGTCTTTGTGGTGGCCACCAAGGTGAGCACTGGCAAGGCTGAAGTGTTTTCTGGTGAGCGCCTCACCGCCAGCGCGGTGATGGCCTCGGCCTGCCTGCCCATGATGTTCCAGGCGGTGGAGATTGACGGTGAGTTCTACTGGGACGGTGGCTACGTCGGCAACCCGGCGATTCACCCCCTGATCTACCAATGCAGCAGCCGTGACATTCTGCTGGTGCAGATCAACCCGATCCGGCGCGACAAATTGCCCACCAGCGCGGTGGACATCATGGATCGCCTCAACGAAATCACCTTCAATGCCGCGCTGATGGCCGAAATGCGCGCCATCGATTTTGTCAAACGCCTGCTCAAGGAGGGCAAACTCAACCCTGAGCACTACAAGGACGTTTTGCTGCACCGCATTGACGGTGGTGAGGTGCTGGAGCAGCTTGGCGCGGCCACCAAATTGGCGACCGATGCGCCACTGATCAATGCCTTGCACGATCTCGGGCAAAGCCACGCCCACCATTGGCTGGCCCAGCATGCGGGTGACCTGGGCGTGCGTTCGGGTGTCAATATTGCGCAGGACTACCTCGATGATTTGCGTGTGCCAGTTGTGCGTGAGCGTCGCACTCAAAACAACTGA
- a CDS encoding phosphate/phosphite/phosphonate ABC transporter substrate-binding protein, whose translation MKYLQQLVKGGAALVAVLLSACQPASGDLPLRYSQSLSPSELPVYRLAVYPLYNPRLLAAAYQPLVDHLNTQLPAARLELEASRDYPSFENKYTLREPAFLLPNPWQTLQAMAHGYRVIAMAGDPKDFRGLVVVRRDSGIKVPSDLKGKAVSYPAPTALAACVMPQYFLHTQGIDVQHDLQNLFVGSQESAIMNVYLGQTAAGATSPPPWRLFQRDHPQEAGQLQVMWETEPLANNSVMVRDDVPEQVWQPVLANLLALSHTTAGQAVLAGMSIDRFRTADQHSYEVVARYVRDFELAVRPIESR comes from the coding sequence ATGAAGTACTTGCAGCAACTGGTCAAAGGGGGCGCAGCACTGGTGGCAGTTTTGCTGAGTGCCTGCCAGCCTGCCTCAGGAGATCTGCCCCTGCGCTACAGCCAATCGTTGTCCCCGTCGGAGCTGCCCGTCTATCGGCTGGCGGTGTATCCGCTCTACAACCCCCGCTTGCTGGCTGCTGCCTACCAGCCACTGGTGGATCACCTCAACACCCAGTTGCCCGCAGCCCGGTTGGAGCTGGAGGCGTCACGCGACTACCCCAGCTTCGAAAACAAGTACACCCTGCGTGAACCGGCCTTTCTGCTGCCCAATCCCTGGCAGACCTTGCAGGCCATGGCACACGGTTACCGGGTGATTGCCATGGCAGGTGATCCCAAAGACTTCCGGGGTCTGGTGGTGGTGCGCCGCGACAGCGGCATCAAGGTGCCGAGCGACCTGAAGGGCAAGGCCGTGAGTTACCCCGCACCCACGGCGCTGGCGGCATGTGTCATGCCGCAGTACTTCCTGCACACCCAAGGCATTGACGTCCAGCATGACCTGCAGAACCTGTTTGTTGGCTCACAAGAGTCCGCCATCATGAACGTTTACCTCGGTCAGACAGCGGCGGGTGCCACCTCGCCACCGCCTTGGCGACTGTTCCAGCGCGACCATCCCCAAGAGGCAGGCCAGCTTCAGGTGATGTGGGAAACCGAGCCGCTGGCCAACAACTCGGTGATGGTGCGAGACGACGTGCCCGAGCAGGTCTGGCAGCCTGTGCTGGCAAACCTGCTGGCACTGTCGCACACCACGGCAGGGCAAGCCGTGTTGGCCGGTATGTCTATTGACCGCTTCCGCACAGCGGACCAGCACAGTTATGAGGTGGTGGCCCGTTATGTCAGAGACTTCGAACTGGCCGTGCGGCCCATAGAGAGCCGCTGA
- a CDS encoding diguanylate cyclase domain-containing protein: MQDPLHRLLLGSLRRQLVTGTVLSVALMLSALVWDLTRRQQETLLAEQANQAMGMANSTAMAGKLWLASRDVGGLQDLVQSLSNAPELRYAMVLDRRGQVLAHTEPGRRGHYLTDLPSSPQLQVQRFENHLVDVFSPVMLNNRPIGWVRVGLAGEALQERLSQLTRTGVFHVLLGTLMAAVFSVLASALLMRRGAPASGLAHGAQPGHTAQHDQDNSGAFERVMLDSVAAGVAVIDHQGTILSVNEQWRRFALGNSPQPGQAAPHTDVGTNYLQARGIAQTSANPSLALVREGVESVLAGRSTQFCLDYPAASPDQQRWFSMVVRPVHLPTHSGAVITYTDISTIKLTERLEQFRGHILELMTGDASLADLLHAMVLGVEQLHPAMLCSIVLLDDQGVHLARSIAPSLPDFYNQALVGLAIGVGQGSCGTAAATAERVIVEDIATHPYWANYKALALQAGLRACWSQPVLSSSGRVLGTFAIYHRQVHSPAPHDIALIEQSARLVSIALDQKATQDALRASEDMFRTLFETLPTGVLYENLDGVITSANPAAQRLLGLTLDQLQGTASTDPRWHAIHEDGSDFPGDQHPISRALRTGQPVRNVIMGIAVPERDYVWLLVSAMPLFKDGKLAQAYVVFEDVTDRHEMEQHVRHMAFYDALTQLPNRRLLTDRLTQAITASRRSGCYGAMMYIDLDNFKPLNDRHGHELGDLLLNELARRLKACVREVDTVARIGGDEFVVMLTDLAPDPAASCAQAQLVAAKILASLSEPYVLTFCDTGDQTRDVGHRCTASIGVTLFSHRDTSQEQILQRADTAMYQAKGEGRNRVRFFEGVGGLPLGDATKPA, from the coding sequence ATGCAAGACCCCCTGCACCGCCTGCTGCTGGGCAGTCTGCGCCGCCAACTGGTGACGGGCACGGTGCTCAGTGTTGCCCTGATGCTGTCTGCCTTGGTCTGGGATCTGACACGCCGCCAGCAAGAAACGCTGCTTGCCGAACAGGCTAACCAGGCCATGGGCATGGCCAATAGCACAGCCATGGCGGGAAAGCTCTGGCTGGCGTCCCGCGATGTCGGCGGGCTACAGGACCTGGTGCAGAGCTTGTCCAACGCCCCGGAGCTGCGTTACGCCATGGTGCTTGACCGCCGTGGCCAGGTGCTGGCCCACACCGAACCAGGGCGACGCGGCCACTACCTGACAGACCTGCCATCCAGCCCTCAGCTCCAGGTGCAACGTTTTGAAAACCATCTGGTGGATGTGTTCAGCCCGGTGATGCTCAACAACCGCCCCATCGGCTGGGTGCGGGTGGGTCTAGCGGGCGAGGCCTTGCAAGAGCGCCTGTCACAACTCACACGGACGGGGGTGTTCCATGTGCTGCTGGGTACCCTGATGGCTGCGGTGTTTTCAGTGTTGGCCAGCGCACTGCTCATGCGTCGCGGGGCGCCCGCCAGCGGACTTGCCCATGGGGCACAGCCGGGCCACACCGCGCAGCACGACCAGGACAACAGCGGGGCGTTTGAACGCGTGATGCTGGACTCGGTGGCGGCCGGGGTGGCGGTGATTGATCACCAAGGCACCATCCTGTCAGTGAACGAACAATGGCGGCGTTTTGCCCTGGGCAACAGCCCTCAGCCCGGCCAAGCGGCGCCACACACCGACGTCGGCACCAACTACCTGCAAGCCCGTGGCATCGCACAGACCAGTGCCAATCCGTCTTTGGCACTGGTACGCGAGGGTGTTGAGTCGGTACTGGCAGGTCGATCAACCCAGTTCTGTCTGGACTACCCCGCCGCGTCACCCGACCAGCAGCGCTGGTTCAGCATGGTCGTGCGGCCGGTGCACTTGCCCACCCACAGCGGCGCGGTGATCACCTATACCGACATCAGCACCATCAAGCTGACCGAACGCCTGGAGCAGTTTCGCGGCCATATCCTGGAGCTGATGACGGGGGATGCCAGCCTGGCAGATCTGTTGCACGCGATGGTGCTAGGGGTGGAGCAGCTGCACCCGGCCATGCTGTGCAGCATTGTTCTGCTCGATGACCAGGGGGTGCATCTGGCGCGCTCCATCGCACCGAGCCTGCCTGATTTTTACAACCAGGCGCTGGTTGGCCTGGCCATTGGTGTTGGCCAGGGCTCGTGTGGCACCGCCGCCGCCACCGCTGAACGTGTCATCGTGGAAGACATCGCCACCCATCCCTACTGGGCCAACTACAAGGCACTGGCTTTGCAAGCGGGGCTGCGCGCCTGCTGGTCGCAGCCAGTGCTGTCCTCCAGCGGGCGGGTGCTGGGGACTTTCGCCATCTACCACCGCCAGGTCCATTCACCCGCGCCCCATGACATTGCCCTGATCGAGCAGTCTGCCCGCTTGGTCAGTATCGCCCTGGACCAAAAAGCCACCCAGGACGCTTTGCGGGCCAGCGAAGACATGTTCCGCACCTTGTTCGAGACCTTGCCCACCGGCGTCCTCTATGAGAATCTCGACGGTGTCATCACCTCGGCCAACCCGGCGGCGCAGCGCCTGCTGGGCCTGACCTTGGACCAGCTGCAAGGCACCGCCTCCACCGACCCACGCTGGCATGCCATCCACGAAGACGGCAGTGATTTCCCCGGTGATCAGCACCCCATTTCGAGGGCGCTCAGGACCGGCCAACCGGTGCGCAACGTGATCATGGGCATTGCCGTGCCTGAACGCGATTACGTCTGGCTGCTGGTCAGTGCCATGCCCTTGTTCAAAGACGGCAAGCTGGCGCAGGCCTATGTGGTGTTTGAGGACGTGACCGACCGCCATGAGATGGAGCAGCATGTCAGACACATGGCGTTTTATGACGCACTGACACAGCTGCCCAATCGGCGACTGCTCACCGACCGGCTCACCCAGGCCATCACCGCCAGCCGGCGCAGCGGTTGTTATGGCGCCATGATGTACATCGACCTGGACAACTTCAAACCGCTCAATGACCGGCATGGCCACGAGTTGGGTGACCTGTTGTTGAACGAGCTGGCTCGCCGCCTCAAAGCCTGCGTGCGTGAGGTCGACACGGTGGCGCGTATCGGTGGTGATGAATTTGTGGTCATGCTGACGGATTTGGCGCCTGATCCCGCCGCATCCTGCGCACAGGCCCAGCTTGTTGCGGCCAAGATACTGGCGAGCCTGTCCGAGCCCTATGTGCTGACCTTCTGCGACACCGGCGACCAGACCCGCGATGTGGGACACCGCTGCACCGCCAGCATTGGCGTGACCCTGTTCTCGCACCGCGACACCAGCCAGGAGCAGATCTTGCAACGGGCAGATACCGCGATGTACCAGGCCAAGGGCGAAGGTCGCAATCGGGTGCGTTTCTTTGAAGGGGTTGGAGGTCTGCCGCTGGGTGATGCGACTAAGCCAGCCTGA
- a CDS encoding Do family serine endopeptidase, producing the protein MLACLTGLGAIQASYAQSLPAAAQAGPRTTALPDMTSIVAQFSPTVVNISVRGTRKVSTAGAAAKDPGNEAESTQEDDAVSDFLRGFQKRFGGLPSQLNIPVRGEGSGFIVSADGVILTNAHVVSDAEEVVVKLTDRREFMAKVLGTDKRTDIAVLKIEARDLKVAPTTSSTPPQVGEWVLAIGSPFGFESTVTAGVISATRRSLPGDGSVSFIQTDAAVNPGNSGGPLINMRGEVIGINSQIFTKTGGYQGLSFAIPMAVAQRIQQQILSTGKVRHAKLGVEVQDVNQTLAEAFKLGKPAGALVLNVEKGSAAERAGLQDSDVVLAVNGKVIEFSGDLSASVSLAQPGERMELDVWRKGATRTVQVQLGDATVPVTQSVASATVAPRPVDRLGLLLRQPKVADKPGPSSDTGLLIEGVAAAADRAGVQPGDLLLAINGQTVSTLAQVDAATQQAGKSVALLVLRDGVKIYLALRLA; encoded by the coding sequence ATGTTGGCGTGTTTGACTGGTTTGGGGGCCATCCAGGCCAGCTACGCCCAGAGCCTGCCCGCCGCTGCCCAGGCTGGGCCACGGACCACGGCGCTGCCCGACATGACCAGCATCGTGGCGCAGTTTTCGCCGACCGTGGTGAACATCAGTGTGCGCGGAACCCGCAAGGTGTCGACAGCGGGCGCCGCCGCAAAGGACCCAGGCAATGAGGCGGAAAGTACCCAGGAGGATGACGCGGTGAGTGACTTCCTGCGCGGGTTTCAGAAACGTTTTGGTGGTTTGCCGTCGCAGTTGAACATTCCTGTGCGTGGAGAGGGTTCCGGTTTCATCGTCAGCGCGGATGGTGTGATCCTGACCAACGCCCATGTGGTGAGTGATGCGGAAGAGGTGGTGGTCAAACTGACGGACCGCAGAGAGTTCATGGCCAAGGTTCTGGGCACGGACAAGCGCACCGACATCGCGGTGCTGAAAATCGAAGCCCGTGATTTGAAGGTTGCCCCCACCACCTCGTCGACCCCGCCGCAGGTCGGTGAATGGGTGCTGGCCATCGGCTCCCCCTTCGGTTTTGAGAGCACGGTCACGGCGGGGGTCATCAGCGCCACCCGGCGCTCCTTGCCGGGGGACGGTTCGGTCTCGTTCATCCAAACCGATGCGGCCGTCAACCCGGGCAATTCGGGTGGGCCGCTGATCAATATGCGGGGCGAAGTCATTGGCATCAACTCGCAGATCTTTACCAAAACCGGGGGGTATCAGGGCTTGTCCTTTGCCATTCCGATGGCGGTGGCGCAGCGTATCCAACAGCAGATCCTGAGCACCGGCAAGGTACGTCACGCCAAGCTGGGGGTGGAGGTGCAGGATGTCAACCAAACACTGGCGGAAGCTTTCAAACTGGGCAAACCGGCCGGGGCGCTGGTGCTCAATGTGGAAAAAGGCAGCGCGGCTGAACGGGCGGGTCTGCAGGACAGCGATGTGGTGCTGGCGGTCAACGGCAAAGTGATCGAGTTTTCAGGCGACCTTTCTGCCAGCGTGAGTTTGGCGCAGCCCGGGGAACGCATGGAACTGGATGTGTGGCGCAAGGGCGCCACGCGCACGGTGCAGGTCCAGCTGGGTGATGCGACCGTGCCGGTGACCCAGTCGGTAGCCAGCGCCACCGTCGCACCGAGACCGGTGGACCGGCTCGGTCTGCTGTTGCGTCAGCCGAAAGTGGCTGACAAACCCGGACCCAGCAGCGACACGGGTTTGTTGATTGAGGGGGTGGCTGCTGCGGCCGACCGGGCAGGTGTTCAACCCGGTGATCTGCTGCTGGCGATCAACGGCCAGACCGTGAGCACCTTGGCCCAGGTCGACGCGGCGACACAACAGGCTGGCAAGTCGGTGGCCCTGCTGGTGCTGCGCGATGGTGTCAAGATCTACCTGGCACTCAGGCTGGCTTAG
- a CDS encoding TMEM165/GDT1 family protein — MEAFLVSTGIVALAEMGDKTQLLALILAARFRQPWPIVLGIFVATLFNHALAGAAGAWVTTVLGPDMLRWVLGGSFIAMAVWMLIPDKIDDSDTPAKPRFGVFGTTVVAFFLAEMGDKTQIATVMLAAQYQAYYWVIAGTTVGMMLANAPVVWLGERMTRLVPLRVVHVVSALIFAGLGLWALLG, encoded by the coding sequence ATGGAAGCTTTTCTTGTATCCACCGGCATCGTCGCCCTTGCCGAGATGGGTGACAAAACCCAACTGTTGGCCCTCATTCTGGCGGCGCGTTTTCGCCAGCCCTGGCCGATTGTTCTGGGCATTTTTGTCGCTACCCTGTTCAACCACGCCCTGGCCGGAGCTGCCGGAGCCTGGGTGACCACCGTGCTCGGGCCGGACATGCTGCGCTGGGTGCTGGGTGGCTCGTTCATCGCGATGGCCGTCTGGATGCTGATCCCCGACAAGATCGATGACAGTGACACCCCCGCCAAACCACGTTTTGGGGTGTTTGGCACCACGGTGGTGGCGTTTTTTCTGGCCGAGATGGGTGACAAGACCCAGATCGCCACGGTGATGCTGGCCGCGCAATACCAGGCCTACTACTGGGTGATTGCTGGCACCACGGTGGGCATGATGCTGGCCAATGCGCCGGTGGTCTGGCTCGGTGAACGCATGACACGCCTGGTGCCATTACGTGTGGTGCATGTGGTCTCAGCGCTGATTTTTGCGGGCTTGGGCCTGTGGGCGCTGCTGGGGTGA